The proteins below come from a single Gammaproteobacteria bacterium genomic window:
- a CDS encoding mobile mystery protein B produces MIDRVVDPYGATPLTPDDMRGLKLRHVTTRGQLDEVEQANVAQGLRWLARTRRGDILDDAFVRKLHMQLFGDVWTWAGSYRMRETNIGIAPPEIAVQLRLLLENARIWCEENVYPPMEAAARFHHRMVQIHPFPNGNGRHARIAADEFLKRYFDRPPIEWASGHDLQRDNERRDAYLQALRRADAGDFEALFKFVGAVPAGKIRFDRMSWPG; encoded by the coding sequence ATGATTGATAGGGTCGTTGACCCGTACGGAGCCACGCCGCTGACGCCCGACGACATGCGGGGACTCAAGTTGCGCCATGTAACCACTCGCGGGCAACTCGACGAGGTGGAACAGGCAAATGTCGCCCAGGGATTGCGATGGCTGGCGCGAACGCGCCGCGGGGACATCCTGGACGACGCGTTCGTGCGGAAGCTTCACATGCAACTGTTCGGGGATGTGTGGACATGGGCGGGCAGCTACCGCATGCGCGAAACGAACATCGGCATTGCCCCGCCGGAAATTGCGGTTCAGTTGCGCCTGCTGCTCGAGAACGCCCGGATCTGGTGTGAAGAAAACGTTTACCCGCCCATGGAAGCGGCGGCACGGTTTCATCATCGCATGGTGCAGATCCACCCCTTTCCGAACGGCAACGGGCGGCATGCGCGCATTGCCGCGGACGAGTTTCTGAAGCGGTACTTCGACCGTCCGCCTATCGAGTGGGCGAGCGGCCATGACCTTCAGCGCGACAACGAACGGCGCGATGCGTATCTTCAGGCGCTGAGGCGGGCCGATGCCGGGGACTTCGAGGCGCTGTTCAAGTTCGTTGGAGCAGTGCCGGCGGGTAAGATTCGATTCGATCGAATGAGTTGGCCGGGATGA
- a CDS encoding mobile mystery protein A, which translates to MNVRQTVSRQYARIVDEAMERAGGLNKPPEGWLATVRKALGMSARQVGERAGVTKAAVYQAERKELAGGVTLRQLEKLAAALDARLVYALVPAEGSVGAQLERRAREKAERVIRRASSHMALERQGLPEKRVGEQVKDLALEFAREAKPELWDD; encoded by the coding sequence ATGAACGTTAGACAGACTGTTTCCAGGCAGTATGCCCGGATCGTGGACGAGGCGATGGAGCGGGCCGGGGGACTCAACAAGCCTCCCGAAGGCTGGCTTGCGACGGTCCGCAAGGCGCTCGGCATGTCCGCGCGCCAGGTGGGAGAGCGCGCCGGTGTCACCAAGGCGGCAGTGTACCAGGCCGAGCGCAAGGAACTCGCCGGCGGAGTCACGTTGCGGCAACTCGAGAAACTGGCCGCGGCGCTGGATGCGCGGCTGGTCTACGCCCTCGTTCCGGCGGAGGGCAGCGTCGGCGCGCAACTCGAGCGGCGCGCGCGGGAGAAGGCGGAGCGCGTCATTCGGCGGGCCAGTTCCCACATGGCGCTGGAGCGGCAGGGCTTGCCTGAAAAGCGCGTCGGCGAGCAGGTCAAGGATCTCGCGCTGGAATTTGCACGCGAAGCGAAGCCGGAACTCTGGGATGATTGA